The following coding sequences lie in one Pseudarthrobacter phenanthrenivorans Sphe3 genomic window:
- the dnaN gene encoding DNA polymerase III subunit beta yields MKFRVDRDVLAEAVTWTARSLSPRPPVPVLSGLLLKAEAGTVSLSSFDYETSARLEIGADIRDEGTILVSGRLLADICRSLPSAPVDVETDGNKVTLTCRRSSFHLATMPEAEYPPLPALPAISGTVPGDAFAQAVSQVIIAASKDDTLPILTGVRMEIEDDLITLLATDRYRLAMREVPWKPVTPGISTSALVKAKTLNEVAKTLGNSGDINLALSDDDSRLIGFESGGRTTTSLLVDGDYPKIRSLFPDSTPIHATVQTQELVEAVRRVSLVAERNTPVRLAFTQGQLNLDAGTGEDAQASEELEAQLSGEDITVAFNPHYLVEGLSVIETKFVRFSFTTAPKPAMITAQADADGEDQDDYRYLVMPVRLPN; encoded by the coding sequence GTGAAGTTCAGAGTCGATCGGGACGTCCTGGCAGAAGCCGTCACATGGACAGCCCGGTCGTTGTCTCCGCGGCCGCCCGTACCCGTCCTCTCCGGCCTGCTGTTGAAAGCCGAAGCCGGCACTGTGAGCCTCTCCAGCTTCGACTACGAGACGTCGGCCCGGCTGGAGATTGGTGCTGACATCCGCGACGAAGGCACCATCCTGGTGTCCGGCCGCCTCCTCGCGGATATCTGCCGCAGCCTGCCCTCCGCTCCGGTTGACGTCGAAACCGACGGCAACAAAGTCACCCTCACCTGCCGCCGAAGCAGTTTCCATCTCGCCACGATGCCTGAGGCCGAGTATCCGCCCCTGCCCGCGCTTCCGGCCATCAGCGGAACAGTTCCCGGTGATGCCTTTGCGCAGGCGGTGTCCCAGGTGATCATCGCTGCGAGCAAGGACGACACCCTCCCCATCCTCACGGGCGTCCGGATGGAGATTGAGGATGACCTGATCACGCTCTTGGCGACTGACCGCTACCGCCTGGCCATGCGCGAGGTGCCGTGGAAGCCCGTCACCCCCGGAATTTCCACCAGTGCGCTGGTCAAGGCAAAAACCCTTAACGAGGTGGCCAAGACCCTGGGCAACAGCGGCGACATCAACCTCGCACTCTCCGATGACGACAGCAGGTTGATCGGCTTCGAAAGCGGCGGCCGCACCACCACGTCGCTGCTCGTGGACGGTGACTACCCCAAGATCCGTTCACTGTTCCCGGACTCCACCCCCATCCACGCCACGGTCCAAACCCAGGAGCTCGTCGAAGCCGTCCGCCGTGTGTCCTTGGTTGCCGAACGCAACACTCCCGTGCGCCTTGCCTTCACCCAGGGCCAGCTGAACCTCGACGCCGGAACCGGCGAGGACGCCCAGGCCTCCGAGGAACTTGAAGCCCAACTGTCCGGGGAAGACATCACGGTGGCGTTCAACCCGCACTACCTGGTGGAAGGGCTCAGCGTGATTGAAACCAAGTTCGTCCGGTTCTCGTTCACCACAGCACCCAAGCCCGCCATGATCACGGCCCAGGCTGATGCGGACGGCGAGGACCAGGACGACTACCGCTACCTGGTGATGCCCGTCCGCCTCCCCAACTAG
- a CDS encoding DUF3566 domain-containing protein — MSNPDSFPKSNSTVPDGSRPSAAPRVNAPVRPQQRPAAPATAPGQQRPAVPGQRPAQGPAQGERPAGQAAQRPAPGQPGQRPAAGQRPAMGAQRPGQGNPGQGQGTPGLVKPAPKAKVRRARLLVSKVDPWSVLKMAFLLSVALGIVTVVAAIVLWTVLDLTGIFDQVDSLLGTLAGTEGGGFELKKVASLGQVASFATIIAVVNVVLLTALSMLSAVLYNISATLVGGIGVTLTDD, encoded by the coding sequence GTGAGTAATCCCGACTCATTTCCCAAGTCGAACAGTACCGTTCCCGACGGCAGCCGGCCCTCGGCCGCTCCCCGGGTGAACGCCCCCGTTCGTCCCCAGCAGCGCCCTGCTGCACCCGCAACTGCCCCCGGGCAGCAGCGTCCGGCAGTTCCCGGGCAGCGTCCTGCCCAAGGGCCTGCCCAGGGCGAACGCCCCGCCGGCCAGGCGGCCCAGCGGCCGGCGCCCGGCCAGCCCGGCCAGCGCCCGGCAGCGGGACAGCGGCCAGCCATGGGCGCGCAGCGGCCCGGCCAGGGCAACCCCGGGCAGGGGCAGGGCACTCCGGGCCTGGTCAAGCCCGCTCCGAAAGCCAAAGTCCGGCGCGCCCGGCTGCTGGTCAGCAAGGTGGACCCCTGGTCCGTCCTGAAGATGGCCTTCCTGCTGTCCGTGGCACTGGGAATTGTCACCGTGGTGGCCGCCATCGTGCTGTGGACTGTCCTTGACCTCACCGGCATCTTCGACCAGGTGGACAGCCTGCTGGGTACGCTGGCCGGTACCGAAGGCGGCGGCTTCGAGCTGAAGAAGGTGGCATCCCTGGGACAGGTGGCCTCCTTCGCCACAATCATCGCGGTGGTAAACGTGGTCCTGCTGACGGCGCTGTCCATGCTGTCAGCAGTGCTGTACAACATTTCCGCCACCTTGGTGGGCGGCATTGGCGTGACCCTCACGGACGACTAA
- a CDS encoding DUF721 domain-containing protein produces MSRDNNNGGGLQPGRDPDNIDAPRAALNRMREAAAARGEIRRSAPRPGSAKAKRGIRDTRGFSQFHATGRDPLGLGKVVGRLVAERGWTSPVAVGSVMAEWATLVGPEISAHCTPESFTDTTLHVRCDSTAWATQLRLLSSSLLEKFRVELGDGVVTSIHVLGPAAPSWRKGGRSVNGRGPRDTYG; encoded by the coding sequence ATGAGCAGGGACAATAACAATGGCGGCGGGCTCCAGCCAGGCCGCGACCCGGACAACATCGATGCTCCACGGGCTGCCCTGAACCGGATGCGCGAAGCCGCCGCCGCCCGCGGAGAAATCCGAAGGTCCGCGCCCCGCCCCGGCTCCGCGAAGGCCAAACGTGGGATCCGCGATACCCGCGGCTTCAGCCAGTTCCACGCGACCGGCCGTGATCCCCTGGGTCTTGGCAAGGTGGTGGGCAGGCTGGTGGCGGAACGGGGCTGGACTTCGCCGGTGGCGGTGGGATCGGTCATGGCGGAATGGGCCACGTTGGTGGGCCCCGAGATCTCAGCCCATTGCACGCCGGAGAGCTTCACTGACACCACCCTGCATGTCCGTTGTGATTCGACGGCCTGGGCTACGCAACTGCGGCTCCTCAGCTCCAGCCTTTTGGAGAAATTCCGGGTGGAACTCGGCGATGGGGTTGTCACAAGCATCCATGTGCTCGGTCCCGCAGCGCCCAGTTGGCGGAAGGGCGGACGGTCGGTGAATGGGCGGGGACCCCGGGACACCTATGGATAG
- the recF gene encoding DNA replication/repair protein RecF (All proteins in this family for which functions are known are DNA-binding proteins that assist the filamentation of RecA onto DNA for the initiation of recombination or recombinational repair.), producing MYLEHLSLTDFRSYAQVDLALGPGVTVLVGYNGIGKTNLMEAIGYLATMSSHRVSSDAPLLRFGTDRALVRARLVRGGQITILELEINAGRANRGRINRSNPVRARDLLGICQTVLFAPEDLALVKGDPSNRRRFLDELLASLVPHHAATRSDYDRVLKQRNALLKSARAGKFTSAHEATLDVWDQHMARAGAELLHARLELVERLRPHLARAYAQLTDESKPADAVYRSTLQNQMDDDGAALVGAGGTAAGGASAGAEDLLSFGVEQLTERYVQAFAESRRKELERGISLVGPHRDELELVLGQAPAKGYASHGETWSMCLSLRLASYYVMLDDARTGGSAPILILDDVFAELDVQRRRKLAAIVSGAEQVLVTAAVDADIPEELSGRRVKVIPGGIDEQGQ from the coding sequence GTGTACCTAGAACACCTTTCGCTGACTGACTTCCGCAGCTATGCCCAGGTGGACCTCGCCTTGGGCCCCGGCGTCACCGTGCTGGTAGGTTACAACGGCATCGGCAAGACCAACCTGATGGAGGCCATCGGGTACCTCGCAACGATGAGCTCGCACCGGGTGAGCTCTGATGCACCCCTCCTGAGGTTCGGGACCGATCGCGCCCTGGTCCGCGCAAGGCTGGTCCGGGGCGGGCAGATCACCATCCTTGAGCTTGAAATCAACGCCGGGCGTGCCAACCGCGGAAGGATCAACCGCAGCAATCCCGTCCGGGCCCGCGATCTCCTGGGTATTTGCCAGACGGTACTTTTCGCGCCCGAGGACCTGGCACTGGTGAAGGGTGACCCTTCCAACCGCCGCCGCTTCCTCGACGAGCTGCTCGCGAGCCTCGTTCCACACCACGCTGCCACCCGAAGCGACTACGACCGCGTGCTGAAACAGCGCAACGCCCTCCTGAAATCCGCCCGGGCCGGCAAATTCACGTCCGCCCATGAAGCCACCCTGGATGTTTGGGACCAGCACATGGCCCGTGCCGGCGCTGAGCTCCTGCACGCACGCCTTGAGCTCGTGGAGCGCCTCCGGCCGCATCTTGCCCGGGCTTATGCCCAGCTGACTGACGAATCCAAGCCTGCTGACGCCGTCTACCGCTCCACGCTCCAGAACCAGATGGACGACGACGGCGCCGCGCTTGTGGGAGCTGGCGGCACCGCCGCCGGAGGTGCTTCGGCAGGGGCGGAAGACCTGCTCAGCTTCGGCGTCGAGCAGCTGACGGAACGGTATGTGCAGGCTTTTGCTGAGTCCCGCCGCAAGGAACTCGAGCGGGGCATCTCGCTGGTGGGGCCACACCGCGATGAACTCGAGCTCGTCCTGGGGCAGGCGCCAGCGAAAGGCTATGCTTCCCACGGTGAGACGTGGTCCATGTGCCTGTCCCTGCGCCTCGCGTCCTACTATGTGATGCTGGACGATGCCAGGACCGGAGGCTCCGCCCCGATCCTGATCCTGGATGATGTTTTTGCCGAGCTGGACGTGCAGCGTCGGCGTAAACTGGCCGCAATAGTCTCCGGCGCGGAACAGGTCCTGGTGACCGCCGCCGTCGACGCCGATATCCCGGAAGAGTTGTCCGGACGGCGGGTGAAGGTCATCCCGGGAGGTATTGATGAGCAGGGACAATAA
- the gyrB gene encoding DNA topoisomerase (ATP-hydrolyzing) subunit B → MANDNTDILAAESGIEDARTPDTPAAPATQREYGASDITVLEGLEAVRKRPGMYIGSTGPRGLHHLVYEVVDNSVDEALAGYCTHIEVVLQADGGVKVVDDGRGIPVDMHPTEHKPTVEVVMTILHAGGKFGGGGYAVSGGLHGVGISVVNALSSRVDTEVRRQGHVWRMSFADGGKPQGSLVKGEETDLTGTTQTFYPDPAIFESTEFDFETLRARFQQMAFLNKGLRITLTDERTSAEEEDDADLDLDGVVTEGEVKAEHRTVVYQYDEGLLDYVKHLNSGKKVDVVHEDVIAFETEDKDRKIALEMAMQWTNAYSESVHTYANTINTHEGGTHEEGFRAAMTSLINRYAREKGIIKEKDDNLTGDDIREGLTAVISVKLAEPQFEGQTKTKLGNSEVKGFVQRVVTDGLGDWLERNPGPARDVIRKAISAAQARMAARKARDNARRKSPLESFGMPGKLSDCSSKDPERCEVYIVEGDSAGGSAKRGRNPETQAILPLRGKILNVERARLDKALGNAEVQSMITAFGTGIGEDFDLSKLRYHKIVLMADADVDGQHITTLLMTLLFRYMRPLIENGYVYLAQPPLYRIKWSNAAHDYVYSDRERDAKLVAGQAAGRRIPKDNGIQRYKGLGEMDYTELWDTTMDPDNRTLLQVTMDDALAADQIFSVLMGEDVESRRNFIQQNAKDVRFLDI, encoded by the coding sequence GTGGCTAACGACAATACAGATATTCTGGCAGCCGAATCCGGAATCGAGGATGCCCGCACGCCTGACACCCCGGCCGCGCCGGCCACCCAGCGCGAGTACGGCGCCAGCGACATCACTGTCCTCGAAGGCCTTGAAGCGGTGCGGAAGCGCCCGGGCATGTACATCGGTTCCACTGGACCCCGCGGTCTCCACCACCTTGTTTATGAAGTGGTGGACAACTCGGTGGATGAGGCCCTGGCAGGCTACTGCACGCACATCGAGGTGGTCCTGCAGGCCGACGGCGGCGTGAAGGTCGTCGACGACGGCCGCGGGATTCCCGTGGACATGCACCCCACTGAGCACAAGCCCACCGTTGAAGTGGTCATGACCATCCTGCACGCCGGCGGCAAGTTCGGCGGCGGCGGGTACGCCGTTTCCGGTGGCCTGCATGGCGTGGGCATCTCCGTGGTGAACGCCCTGTCCAGCAGGGTAGATACCGAAGTGCGGCGCCAGGGCCACGTCTGGCGGATGTCCTTCGCCGATGGGGGCAAGCCCCAGGGCAGCCTGGTCAAGGGCGAGGAAACGGACCTTACCGGCACCACCCAGACGTTCTACCCGGATCCGGCGATTTTTGAGTCCACGGAATTCGATTTCGAAACCCTTCGTGCCCGCTTCCAGCAGATGGCCTTCCTGAACAAGGGGCTCCGCATCACGCTGACGGATGAACGCACCTCCGCCGAAGAGGAAGATGACGCCGACCTGGACCTGGATGGCGTGGTCACCGAGGGGGAAGTCAAAGCCGAGCACCGCACTGTGGTGTACCAGTACGACGAAGGCCTGCTCGATTACGTCAAGCACCTGAACTCCGGCAAGAAGGTGGATGTGGTCCATGAGGACGTCATCGCCTTCGAGACCGAGGACAAGGACCGCAAGATCGCCCTGGAAATGGCGATGCAGTGGACCAATGCGTATTCCGAAAGCGTCCACACCTACGCCAACACCATCAATACCCATGAGGGCGGAACGCACGAAGAAGGCTTCCGTGCTGCCATGACTTCCCTGATCAACCGGTACGCGCGCGAGAAGGGCATCATCAAGGAAAAAGACGACAACCTCACGGGTGATGACATCCGTGAAGGCCTCACCGCCGTCATTTCCGTGAAACTGGCAGAGCCGCAGTTTGAAGGCCAGACCAAGACCAAGTTGGGCAACTCCGAGGTCAAGGGCTTCGTGCAGCGCGTGGTCACCGACGGCCTTGGAGACTGGCTGGAACGCAATCCCGGCCCCGCCCGCGATGTGATCCGCAAGGCAATCTCGGCGGCACAGGCACGCATGGCGGCGCGCAAAGCCCGCGACAACGCACGCCGCAAGAGTCCACTGGAATCCTTCGGCATGCCGGGCAAGCTCTCCGACTGCTCGTCGAAAGACCCCGAGAGGTGCGAGGTCTACATCGTGGAGGGTGACTCGGCAGGCGGGTCCGCCAAGCGCGGACGCAACCCCGAGACCCAGGCGATCCTTCCCCTCCGCGGCAAGATCCTGAACGTGGAACGCGCGCGCCTGGACAAGGCGCTGGGCAATGCCGAGGTCCAGTCCATGATCACCGCGTTCGGAACGGGCATCGGCGAGGACTTTGACCTCTCCAAGCTGCGCTACCACAAGATTGTCCTGATGGCGGATGCCGACGTGGACGGCCAGCACATCACCACCTTGCTGATGACGTTGCTGTTCCGCTACATGCGGCCCCTTATCGAAAACGGCTACGTATACCTTGCCCAGCCGCCCCTGTACCGCATCAAGTGGTCCAACGCCGCCCACGACTACGTCTACAGCGACCGTGAGCGGGACGCCAAGCTCGTGGCCGGGCAGGCAGCCGGACGCCGGATTCCCAAGGACAACGGCATCCAGCGCTACAAGGGCCTGGGCGAAATGGACTACACGGAACTGTGGGACACCACCATGGATCCGGACAACCGCACGCTGCTGCAGGTCACCATGGACGACGCCCTCGCCGCGGACCAGATTTTCTCGGTCCTGATGGGCGAGGACGTGGAGTCCCGCCGTAATTTCATCCAGCAGAACGCCAAGGACGTCAGGTTCCTGGACATCTAG
- the gnd gene encoding phosphogluconate dehydrogenase (NAD(+)-dependent, decarboxylating): MHIGLIGLGKMGFNMRERLRKGGIEVTGFDRNPDITDVATLDELITAVPAPRLIWVMVPAGAITDAVVNELSEKLDADDLVIDGGNSRFTEDQKHAELLAAKGIHFADCGVSGGVWGLQNGYGLMAGGDAADIERALPVFDALRPEGERADSFVHVGGVGAGHYAKMVHNGIEYGLMQAYAEGYQLLASKDIINDLPGTFRAWQKGTVVRSWLLDLLVKALDEDPGLQNIDDYVEDSGEGRWTVEEAIANAIPAPAITAALFARFESREDSSPAMKMVSALRHQFGGHATRPAK, from the coding sequence ATGCACATTGGACTGATCGGCCTTGGCAAAATGGGATTCAACATGCGCGAACGCCTGCGCAAGGGCGGCATTGAGGTCACGGGCTTCGACCGGAACCCCGACATCACGGACGTCGCAACCCTCGATGAACTCATCACCGCAGTACCGGCTCCCCGGCTCATCTGGGTCATGGTCCCCGCAGGTGCGATCACGGACGCTGTGGTCAATGAGCTCAGCGAAAAGCTAGATGCGGACGACCTGGTGATTGACGGCGGAAACTCACGGTTTACCGAGGACCAGAAACACGCCGAACTGCTTGCCGCCAAGGGTATCCACTTCGCGGATTGTGGAGTATCGGGCGGTGTATGGGGCCTCCAGAACGGCTATGGCCTGATGGCCGGCGGCGATGCTGCTGATATTGAACGTGCCCTTCCTGTTTTCGATGCCCTGCGTCCGGAAGGCGAACGGGCCGACAGTTTTGTTCACGTTGGCGGTGTGGGGGCGGGCCATTACGCCAAAATGGTCCACAACGGAATTGAGTACGGCCTGATGCAGGCCTACGCCGAGGGCTACCAGCTGCTGGCGTCCAAGGACATCATCAATGACCTGCCCGGCACGTTCCGCGCCTGGCAAAAGGGCACCGTGGTCCGGTCCTGGCTGCTGGACCTGCTGGTAAAAGCCCTCGATGAGGATCCGGGCCTGCAGAACATCGACGATTATGTCGAGGATTCCGGTGAGGGCAGGTGGACCGTGGAAGAGGCCATCGCCAACGCCATTCCAGCCCCGGCCATTACGGCAGCGCTGTTTGCCCGCTTTGAATCCCGCGAGGACAGTTCACCGGCCATGAAGATGGTGTCCGCGCTGCGCCACCAGTTCGGCGGGCACGCAACCCGTCCCGCCAAGTAG
- the dnaA gene encoding chromosomal replication initiator protein DnaA: MTVDEANHANTVGSSWRRVLTLLEQDHRVSPRQRGFVILAQAQGLIGSTLLVAVPNELTREVLQTQVKDALDDALHNVFSEDIRCAIDVDTDLVPIHQEPEPVVVEPSFSPDQLIEQKPQPMLPSTSHEFGRLNPKYVFDTFVIGSSNRFAHAAAVAVAEAPAKAYNPLFIYGDSGLGKTHLLHAIGHYARRLYSGIRVRYVNSEEFTNDFINSIRDDEGASFKTTYRNVDVLLIDDIQFLAGKDRTLEEFFHTFNSLHNNNKQVVITSDQPPKLLAGFEDRMKSRFEWGLLTDIQPPELETRIAILRKKALSEGLSAPDDALEYIASKISSNIRELEGALIRVTAFASLNRQPVDVALAEMVLKDLITDDGAQEITSSQILQQTAEYFKLSMEELCSKSRTRTLVTARQIAMYLCRELTDMSLPKIGQELGGRDHTTVIHADRKIRELMAERRVIYNQVTELTNRIKQQQRDS; this comes from the coding sequence ATGACAGTAGACGAAGCCAACCACGCCAATACTGTCGGAAGTTCCTGGCGGCGGGTGCTCACCCTGCTGGAACAGGACCACCGCGTTTCGCCACGGCAGCGGGGCTTTGTCATCCTTGCCCAGGCCCAGGGCCTGATCGGTTCCACCCTCCTGGTGGCTGTTCCCAACGAGCTCACCCGTGAAGTCCTGCAGACCCAGGTCAAGGATGCCCTGGATGATGCCCTGCACAATGTCTTCTCCGAGGACATCCGGTGCGCCATCGACGTGGACACTGACCTGGTTCCCATCCACCAGGAACCCGAGCCCGTCGTCGTCGAGCCGTCCTTCTCCCCGGACCAGCTCATCGAGCAGAAGCCGCAGCCCATGCTGCCCAGCACCTCCCATGAATTCGGCCGGCTCAACCCCAAGTACGTCTTCGATACTTTCGTGATCGGTTCCTCCAACCGGTTTGCCCACGCCGCCGCAGTCGCCGTGGCTGAAGCACCGGCCAAGGCGTACAACCCACTCTTCATTTACGGTGATTCAGGCCTCGGAAAAACGCACCTCCTGCACGCCATCGGCCACTACGCCCGCCGGCTCTACAGCGGAATCCGCGTCCGCTATGTGAACTCCGAGGAGTTCACCAACGACTTCATCAACTCCATCCGCGACGATGAAGGCGCCAGCTTCAAGACCACGTACCGCAACGTGGACGTTCTGCTGATCGATGACATCCAGTTCCTGGCCGGCAAGGACCGGACGCTGGAAGAGTTCTTCCACACCTTCAATTCGCTCCACAACAACAACAAGCAGGTGGTCATCACCTCGGACCAGCCGCCTAAGCTGCTGGCCGGATTTGAAGACCGCATGAAGTCCCGCTTCGAGTGGGGCCTGCTGACGGACATCCAGCCGCCGGAACTCGAAACCCGGATCGCGATCCTCCGCAAGAAGGCACTGAGCGAGGGACTGTCCGCTCCGGACGACGCTCTGGAATACATCGCATCCAAGATCTCCAGCAACATCCGCGAACTTGAGGGCGCCCTGATCCGGGTCACGGCGTTCGCGAGCCTGAACCGCCAGCCCGTGGATGTTGCCCTCGCCGAAATGGTGCTCAAAGACCTCATCACCGACGACGGCGCCCAGGAAATCACTTCGAGCCAGATCCTCCAGCAGACCGCGGAGTACTTCAAGCTCAGCATGGAGGAGCTCTGCAGCAAGTCCCGGACCCGCACCCTGGTGACCGCACGCCAGATTGCCATGTACCTCTGCCGGGAACTCACGGACATGTCGCTCCCCAAGATTGGCCAGGAACTGGGCGGTCGCGACCACACCACCGTGATCCACGCTGACAGGAAAATCCGTGAGCTGATGGCTGAACGCCGTGTGATCTACAACCAGGTGACCGAGCTGACCAACCGCATCAAGCAGCAGCAGCGCGACTCATAG
- the gyrA gene encoding DNA gyrase subunit A — protein MSDETPENPVPEAGNPDTVLEGDVLVDRVEQVDLQTEMQRSYLDYAMAVIVGRALPDVRDGLKPVHRRVLYAMFDGGYRPDRSFNKCARVVGEVMGQYHPHGDTAIYDALVRLIQDWTMRYPLALGQGNFGSPGNDGAAAPRYTETKMAPLAMEMVRDIDEETVDFQDNYDGKNQEPTILPARFPNLLVNGSSGIAVGMATNIPPHNLREVADGVQWYLANPGASREELLEELLLRVKGPDFPTGATILGHKGIEDAYRTGRGSVTMRAVVNVEELQGRTCLVVTELPYQANPDNLAIKIAELVKDGKIQGIADLRDETSGRTGQRLVIVLKRDAVAKVVLNNLYKHTELQSNFSANMLAIVDGVPRTLSLDAFIRHWVTHQMDVIARRTRYRLRKAEEEAHILRALLKALDMLDEVIALIRASNTTEAARDGLMELLDIDELQARAILDMQLRRLAALERQKIQDRHAELEALIAEYNEILGSEQRQREIISTELGEIVDKHGDDRRTRILMGFDGDMSMEDLIPEEEMVVTITRGGYVKRTRSDNYRSQQRGGKGIKGAQLRGDDVVEHFFVTTTHHWLLFFTNLGRVYRAKAYELMEAGRDAKGQHVANLMAFQPDEHIAQVLDLKDYQQAPYLVLATKRGLVKKTRLEDYDTNRSAGVIAINLRDGDELVSAQLVSETDDLLLVSRKGQSIRFTATEDALRPMGRATSGVTGMKFREDDELLAANVVTDGSFVFIVTEGGYAKRTAVEEYRLQGRGGLGIKVAKLAEERGDLVGALIVQEEDEVLVVMEGGKVVRSSVAGVPAKGRDTMGVIFAKPDKNDRIIEVARNSERGIEGEESAEDDVTLAEDGGSAAEAAAPAVADESPAVESEDASGDAEPNEDYTEVTSE, from the coding sequence ATGAGCGACGAAACACCCGAGAACCCGGTCCCCGAGGCCGGGAACCCGGACACCGTTCTTGAAGGCGATGTGCTGGTTGACCGCGTGGAGCAGGTGGACCTGCAGACGGAAATGCAGCGGTCCTACCTGGACTACGCCATGGCCGTCATCGTGGGGCGTGCCCTTCCCGACGTCCGCGACGGCCTGAAGCCTGTCCACCGCCGCGTACTTTACGCAATGTTCGACGGCGGCTACCGGCCGGACCGGTCCTTCAACAAGTGTGCCCGTGTGGTGGGCGAGGTCATGGGCCAGTACCATCCGCACGGCGATACTGCGATCTATGATGCGCTGGTCCGCCTGATCCAGGACTGGACGATGCGTTATCCCTTGGCCCTTGGCCAGGGCAACTTCGGCTCGCCCGGCAACGATGGTGCCGCAGCCCCCCGGTACACCGAAACCAAAATGGCCCCGCTCGCCATGGAGATGGTCCGGGACATCGACGAGGAAACCGTCGACTTCCAGGACAACTACGACGGCAAGAACCAGGAACCCACTATCCTGCCGGCCCGGTTCCCCAACCTGCTGGTCAACGGGTCCTCGGGCATCGCCGTCGGCATGGCCACGAACATCCCGCCGCACAACCTGCGCGAAGTAGCGGACGGCGTGCAGTGGTACCTGGCCAACCCGGGAGCCAGCCGCGAGGAGCTGCTGGAAGAGCTCCTGCTCCGCGTCAAGGGCCCTGACTTTCCCACTGGCGCCACCATCCTGGGCCACAAGGGCATCGAGGACGCCTACCGTACCGGCCGCGGTTCCGTCACCATGCGGGCTGTGGTCAACGTGGAGGAGCTGCAGGGACGCACCTGCCTGGTGGTCACGGAACTGCCGTACCAGGCGAACCCGGACAACCTCGCCATCAAGATCGCCGAGCTGGTCAAGGACGGCAAGATCCAGGGGATCGCCGACCTCCGCGATGAGACCTCCGGCCGCACCGGCCAGCGGCTGGTTATCGTGCTCAAGCGCGATGCTGTTGCCAAGGTTGTCCTGAACAACCTTTACAAGCACACCGAACTGCAGAGCAACTTCTCGGCCAACATGCTGGCCATCGTGGACGGCGTTCCCAGGACGCTCAGCCTGGACGCGTTCATCCGCCACTGGGTGACCCACCAGATGGACGTCATCGCCCGGCGCACGCGGTACCGCTTGCGCAAGGCTGAAGAAGAAGCCCACATCCTCCGTGCGCTCCTTAAGGCGCTGGACATGCTGGACGAAGTCATTGCGCTGATCCGTGCTTCCAACACCACCGAAGCCGCGCGCGATGGCCTGATGGAACTGCTGGACATCGACGAATTGCAGGCCAGGGCAATCCTGGACATGCAGTTGCGCCGCCTCGCTGCACTGGAGCGCCAGAAAATCCAGGACCGGCACGCTGAACTCGAGGCACTGATTGCCGAGTACAACGAGATCCTTGGCTCCGAGCAGCGCCAGCGCGAGATCATCAGCACCGAGCTGGGCGAGATCGTGGACAAGCACGGAGATGATCGCCGCACCAGGATCCTGATGGGATTCGACGGCGACATGTCCATGGAGGACCTCATTCCCGAAGAGGAAATGGTGGTTACCATCACCCGCGGCGGCTACGTCAAGCGGACCCGCAGCGACAACTACCGCTCGCAGCAGCGCGGCGGCAAGGGCATCAAGGGTGCCCAGCTCCGGGGCGACGACGTGGTGGAGCACTTCTTCGTCACCACCACCCACCACTGGCTCCTGTTCTTCACGAACCTCGGCCGCGTTTACCGGGCCAAGGCATACGAGCTCATGGAAGCAGGCCGGGACGCCAAGGGCCAGCACGTGGCGAACCTGATGGCCTTCCAGCCGGATGAACACATTGCCCAGGTACTGGACCTGAAGGACTACCAGCAGGCACCGTACCTGGTCCTGGCCACCAAGCGCGGACTGGTGAAGAAGACCCGGCTGGAGGACTACGACACCAACCGCTCCGCCGGCGTCATCGCCATCAACCTCCGTGACGGGGACGAACTGGTGTCCGCCCAGCTGGTCTCGGAGACCGATGACCTGCTGCTGGTCTCCCGCAAGGGCCAGTCCATCCGCTTCACGGCCACCGAAGACGCACTCCGGCCCATGGGCCGGGCCACGTCCGGCGTCACCGGCATGAAGTTCCGCGAGGATGACGAACTCCTGGCAGCCAACGTTGTAACCGACGGCTCCTTCGTCTTCATCGTCACCGAAGGCGGCTACGCCAAGCGCACGGCCGTCGAGGAATACCGCCTGCAGGGACGTGGCGGCCTTGGTATCAAGGTGGCCAAGCTCGCCGAGGAACGTGGTGACCTGGTGGGGGCGCTCATCGTCCAGGAGGAGGATGAGGTCCTGGTGGTCATGGAGGGCGGCAAGGTTGTCCGTTCATCAGTTGCCGGCGTCCCCGCCAAGGGCCGCGACACGATGGGCGTCATCTTCGCCAAACCGGACAAGAACGACCGGATTATTGAAGTGGCACGCAACAGCGAACGCGGCATCGAGGGCGAGGAATCGGCGGAGGATGACGTAACGTTGGCTGAAGATGGCGGCTCCGCAGCGGAAGCCGCAGCGCCAGCAGTGGCAGATGAATCACCGGCCGTTGAGTCAGAGGACGCCTCGGGCGACGCTGAGCCGAACGAAGACTACACGGAGGTAACGAGTGAGTAA